A window of Bradyrhizobium sp. AZCC 1719 genomic DNA:
CCGGATCAGCCGGCGAAGCGTGGAAGGCTCCGCATATCCGACCTGCCGCGCGATCTGCTCGACCGACAGGCGCGTCGTCTCAAGCAGCAAGCGCGCTGTTTCCAGCCTGATCCGCTGCACGAACTGAATTGGTGAAACACCGCAGGTCGCCGCGATTCGCCGGGCAAATGTCCGCGGCGCCAGCGCGACGGCTGCGGACAGCTCCTCGATCGCAAAGTCACGCGCGATGTTGTCGCGCACCCACTTCTCGGCCTTGGCAATCCTCGGGTCCTGGCCTGCTAGATAGGTAATCGCCATGAATGGCGCCTGGGAGCGTCGCTCATCCAGCAGGAGATAATTGGCACAGGCTTTCGCCAGGCCTGGTCCTGCGAACCGGCTGACGATCGCGAGCATCAGGTCCATCTGCGCCATGGCCGCGCCAGCGGTTGCGATCGGCCAATCGGCGACGACCATCTGCTCCGTCATGAGTTCGACTTGGGGATAGCGCTGCTGGAACAGCGGCGCGAGCCACCATGTCGTGGTCGCGCGCCGGCCGTCGAGCAGGCCCGCCTCTGCCAACAAAAAGGTGCTGGCGCAGGACGCAGCGAGCATGGCTCCGGTCGCGTGCGCCCGGGTCATCATGTCGCCCGCGCGCCGGCATGCCGGGCTCATCAACTTCGTCTCTAGCTCGTCTGCCGACGCCGTGCCAAGCCCGGGAACGATGACAAGCTCGATTCCGCGCAGATCGGCGCTGCTTCGGCGGGATCCGCAACGCACCGTCGTCACCTTGAATGGCAGAACGCGTTTCGCAGCGCTGATCCGGTTCGCGGTCGCCAACACGTCGTGAGTGATGGCCGCGCTCGAGGCCATGCACCCCTCGATCTCGACAACCGCCACTTTGGTCATGTCAAAAAATGCCCGATAAATGTCATTTTTGACACTAGCCCGATGGCTCAGAAATCGCAACGATAGTCACGAGGACGGCGTTTGTAGGAATCTGCGGCCGCTGCGCCGCGGCTCCTGCCTGAGCATCCATTGATCGACAAAGGAATTGTGCCGATGCCGAAACGGTCCATGACGCAGGACGATCCGCTCGAGGATTTCGCGCGCCGCGACATCGCGCTCGATGGCGTCACCAAGATCGTCTACGTGACCGGCACGGGGCCGGCTGTCATCGTGATGACGGAGATGCCGGGGATCAGCCCGCATGTCGCGCGATTTGCCCGCTGGGTCCGCGACGCCGGCTTCACCGTCTACATGCCGTCGCTGTTCGGCCGCGACGGTGCCGTTCCAGGCGCGGAGGAGGGCGCTGCGATCTTTCAGCGCGCCTGTGTAAGCGCCGAGTTTCGCGCGTTGTCCTCGAACCAATCCAGTCCGGTGACAAAGTGGCTGCGGTCGCTGGCGCGATTGGCGCATGGCGAGTGCGGCGGTCCCGGCGTCGGCGCTATTGGCATGTGTTTTACGGGAAATTTTGCGCTGTCCATGATGCTCGAACCATCGATGCTGGCGCCGGTGCTTTCGCAGCCGTCGCTGCCGCTGAACGATCCGGCAGGCATCGAAATCACCCCGGACGAAGTCAGGGCCGTCCGCGAACGGCTGGAGCGGGAAGATCTGACGGTGATGGCCTATCGCTTCGCCGGCGACAAGTTCTGCATGGCGCAACGCTTCGCGGCCTATGCGGAAGCGCTTGGCGAGCGGTTCATTGGACGGGTGCTGCCGGATAGCGCAGCGAATACCGATCTCGCGCCATTCTTCGCGCGCCATGTGACCACCCCGCACAGCGTCGTCACCGCGCACCTGATCGACGAGGCCGGCCAGCCGACGATCGCGGCCCGCGATGAGATCCTGGCGTTCTTCAAGCATCGGCTCGCGCCTTCGGGAAGCGGCCCCAGCTCATAGCACTTCAAGCCGCTTGCGGCGCCGCCGTCCGGCATCCGCGTCAGGCGTGCTTGTCGAGGCGGCGCTTGAGCAGGGTCAAATGTTGCAGCAGGTCCGACTGCGCGACCGGCGACAATTCGCCGATCAGGGCGATTACCCATTCCTCGTGCCGGCGTGCCATCCGGCCGAATTCCTTGGCGCCTTCCTGTGACAGGCGCAGGCGGAAGGTGCGGCGATCCTCGGAATCGACTTCACGATGGATAAAGCCGTCGGCTTCCAGCTTCTGCACGAGCGCGGTGATGGCGCCGTTCGAGACCATCAAGAGCTCGGAGACTTCGGACATGGTCGCGCCTGCAGGTTTGCGCGCGAGCTGCGCCAAAAGGTCGAAGCGGGCCAGCGTAGTGTTGAACTCCTTGCGCAGCCGTGCGTTCAGCGCCTTCTCGATCCTTGTGGCGCAGGAAAGCAGGCGCAGCCAGATGCGCAACTCGAGATGCGCGCCATCGGACTCGTGCGTCGGCTCGCCAGGGTGCAGCGGTTGCGTGCGCGCGCCCTTGGGAGATCGAGCCTTTCGTTTGACCGTGGCGTCCATGGCTGGCATCTCACCCCAAGCTAGATGGAAATCGACCCGATGCTGGCTCCGCCGCAGACGTAGAGCGTCTGCCCGGTGATGAAGTCGGCATCCGGTGAGCTGAAGAAACTGACCGCGCGGGCGACGTCGGTGGATTTGCCGAGACGGCCGAGCGGAATCGACTGTGCGAGCTTCTTGGCGCGTTCGGATTCCGGCGACATCACGCTCTCGAACATCTCGGTATCTCCGATCGGGCCCGGCGCGACGACATTGACCGTGATCCCGAACGGCGCAAGCTCGAGCGCCCAGGTCCGTGCCATGCCGATGATGCCGGCCTTGGTGGCCGAATAGACGGTGCGTGTGGCGGCGCCGAGTGCCGCGCGGGAGGATAGCAGTACGATGCGGCCGAAGCGGCCTTTCTTCATGTTGGGTAACGCCGCTTGCGCCAGCGCAATCCCCGCGCCGAAATGGAGCTGCGCCAAAGCGCCGACGTCCCCGTCATCGACCTCTTCCAGCGGCTTGGGCCGAATGGCGCCGGCATTGTGCACGACATGGGTGATCGCAAAATTCGCGGCGATTTCCGTCGCCGCCTGGCGCGTTGCCGTCGCATCGAGCAGGTCGACCTCGCGCGAGGAGAGTTTTGGATGGCTCCAGTCCGGCTTGCGCCGCGACAGCGAGATCACGTCATACCCCTCGGCGAGCAGGCCGCGCGCGATCGCAGCGCCAATGCCGGTATTACCGCCGCTCACGATCGCCGTGTGGTGGACCACGTTCATCCTCCCTCACATGAAGAGCTGGATGTTGCCGAAGGCAGCATCGCAATTGATCAGATCGACACGCTTGAGCTTGATCTTCAGCCTGCCGTTCTCGACGCTGAGATGATGCGTGGCCCAGGCAGCAAAGAGTGTCTGCTCGTCCATGCGGGTCTCGATGTAATGCATCGGGGTCCAGGTGACGTAGTTGTTGGCGGCAGGATCGCGCGAATCCACCTGCGGCGTCTGCAACACATGATGGCAGCGGCTTTTCGGCTTCTGGCTGAACGTCCGCGCGCCCTTGAGCCGTTCGACCCGGATCGAGAGCAACAGCTTGTCTTCATACATCAGCGAACAGGTCAGCCGCGGATCGGTTTGATTCCATTCCAGCGGCATCCAGTAGAAAGCGTCGTCGGCGTAGAGATCGAGCCATTCGTCGAAACGCTGCTGATCGATCAGCCGCGCCTCGCGAACCACGAAGTCGATCAAGTCCTGGTCGGTGGGAATCGCATTCTTCACTTGAGCGTCGGTGACCATGCTCATGTTACATCCCCATCGTCATGAACTTGGTCCAGGCCCGGAACTGGTGGCGCATCGGCCACTCGCTGGTGCCGTTGACCGCTACGTTGGTCTGCCCGGCTTCGTCGGGGCTGTAGAGGCGCTGGAGGTTCACCCACTCATTGCCGTTCGAGTGCAGGCCCTCCTGTGCGCGTTCATACATTTCGAGGTCGTCGTGGCCGACGATCGAGGTCGGCGCGTTGATCAGCCGGTTGTACATCAACGTGCGCTCGAGCAGCATGTCGGGTGCATCGACGAGCTGGAACGTCCAGGATTCGACCAGCGTCTTGTTGGCTGCGATCGGCTTGAAGTGCCGCAACAACTGGATCGGCCCTTTGATCATGATGTTGGGGAAATAGACCGTGTTGTGCCGGTTCTCGCCGAGGATCGCCTTGGCGCGTTCTTCGCCATAGGCCGCTTTCATCTTCTCGAAATAACCGGGCACTGCCGAATAGTCGGAATGGATCGAGTGATGCACGCCGGTGTGGCCGTGGCCGTTGTCCCAGATCCGGATGCCCATGTTCTCGAAGAACTCGTAGGGGCTCATGAAGGGAGCGATGATCTCGACCGCCATCGGCTTCTTGGTGCCGGGCGGCGCCTTCTTCCAGACTTCGACCACGGTCCCGGCGGAGGACTCATGCGCGACCATCGGATGGCAGGTGTCGGTCTGGTTTTCCACCAGCATCTTCCAATTGCAATTGTGCATGTACCGCAGCACGCCGCCGGCGACCTTGAGCTGACCGACCGGCGAGCGGTCGATCATGTTGTCGAAGCTCGATAGACTGTCGCCGAAGAACTCCTCGAAATCGAGGCCGCCGTCATTGATCTTGGCGAACACGAAGCCGCGGTAGTTGCGGACATGGCGGACTGGCG
This region includes:
- a CDS encoding GlxA family transcriptional regulator, coding for MTKVAVVEIEGCMASSAAITHDVLATANRISAAKRVLPFKVTTVRCGSRRSSADLRGIELVIVPGLGTASADELETKLMSPACRRAGDMMTRAHATGAMLAASCASTFLLAEAGLLDGRRATTTWWLAPLFQQRYPQVELMTEQMVVADWPIATAGAAMAQMDLMLAIVSRFAGPGLAKACANYLLLDERRSQAPFMAITYLAGQDPRIAKAEKWVRDNIARDFAIEELSAAVALAPRTFARRIAATCGVSPIQFVQRIRLETARLLLETTRLSVEQIARQVGYAEPSTLRRLIRRDTKHPPGHFRPVA
- a CDS encoding dienelactone hydrolase family protein, translated to MPKRSMTQDDPLEDFARRDIALDGVTKIVYVTGTGPAVIVMTEMPGISPHVARFARWVRDAGFTVYMPSLFGRDGAVPGAEEGAAIFQRACVSAEFRALSSNQSSPVTKWLRSLARLAHGECGGPGVGAIGMCFTGNFALSMMLEPSMLAPVLSQPSLPLNDPAGIEITPDEVRAVRERLEREDLTVMAYRFAGDKFCMAQRFAAYAEALGERFIGRVLPDSAANTDLAPFFARHVTTPHSVVTAHLIDEAGQPTIAARDEILAFFKHRLAPSGSGPSS
- a CDS encoding MarR family winged helix-turn-helix transcriptional regulator, whose amino-acid sequence is MDATVKRKARSPKGARTQPLHPGEPTHESDGAHLELRIWLRLLSCATRIEKALNARLRKEFNTTLARFDLLAQLARKPAGATMSEVSELLMVSNGAITALVQKLEADGFIHREVDSEDRRTFRLRLSQEGAKEFGRMARRHEEWVIALIGELSPVAQSDLLQHLTLLKRRLDKHA
- a CDS encoding SDR family NAD(P)-dependent oxidoreductase — encoded protein: MVHHTAIVSGGNTGIGAAIARGLLAEGYDVISLSRRKPDWSHPKLSSREVDLLDATATRQAATEIAANFAITHVVHNAGAIRPKPLEEVDDGDVGALAQLHFGAGIALAQAALPNMKKGRFGRIVLLSSRAALGAATRTVYSATKAGIIGMARTWALELAPFGITVNVVAPGPIGDTEMFESVMSPESERAKKLAQSIPLGRLGKSTDVARAVSFFSSPDADFITGQTLYVCGGASIGSISI
- a CDS encoding aromatic-ring-hydroxylating dioxygenase subunit beta, with translation MSMVTDAQVKNAIPTDQDLIDFVVREARLIDQQRFDEWLDLYADDAFYWMPLEWNQTDPRLTCSLMYEDKLLLSIRVERLKGARTFSQKPKSRCHHVLQTPQVDSRDPAANNYVTWTPMHYIETRMDEQTLFAAWATHHLSVENGRLKIKLKRVDLINCDAAFGNIQLFM
- a CDS encoding aromatic ring-hydroxylating dioxygenase subunit alpha, whose amino-acid sequence is MTRYAGNVAAIRDLVRDQEVHRDVYVSEEVFQLEMEHMFPNSWVYVGHDSQVPNPGDYFGTTIGTQPILLVRHTDGTVKVLHNRCPHKGTRITSETCGNAGKFFRCPYHAWSFRTDGSLLAIPLKKGYENTGFEQSHAASGMAPVRHVRNYRGFVFAKINDGGLDFEEFFGDSLSSFDNMIDRSPVGQLKVAGGVLRYMHNCNWKMLVENQTDTCHPMVAHESSAGTVVEVWKKAPPGTKKPMAVEIIAPFMSPYEFFENMGIRIWDNGHGHTGVHHSIHSDYSAVPGYFEKMKAAYGEERAKAILGENRHNTVYFPNIMIKGPIQLLRHFKPIAANKTLVESWTFQLVDAPDMLLERTLMYNRLINAPTSIVGHDDLEMYERAQEGLHSNGNEWVNLQRLYSPDEAGQTNVAVNGTSEWPMRHQFRAWTKFMTMGM